Proteins encoded in a region of the Anopheles aquasalis chromosome 2, idAnoAquaMG_Q_19, whole genome shotgun sequence genome:
- the LOC126569174 gene encoding inter-alpha-trypsin inhibitor-like: MFNIRRNPLRRVTSAGGGLVLASAVVVLLSCALDTATGQPIDMIDQLGSESRRMFYKMLEYLGDYDELDEDGPQDREEKGGSLPLQTSNRVESAGRDEQCKLPPRRGVCRALLPRYRYDPDQKECIEFKFGGCDGNANNFMSYKQCMDACKGV; the protein is encoded by the exons atgttcaacattAGGAGAAACCCGTTGCGAAGAGTGACCAGCGCCGGTGGCGGACTGGTACTGGCGAGTGCGGTGGTTGTGCTATTGTCTTGTGCACTCGATACGGCCACCGGTCAACCGATCGATATGATCGACCAGCTCGGTTCGGAAAGCCGtcgaatgttctacaaaatgCTCGAGTATCTCGGTGACTACGATGAGCTGGACGAGGATGGACCGCAGGACCGGGAAGAGAAGGGTGGTTCCCTACCACTGCAGACCAGCAATCGGGTCGAGTCGGCCGGCCGGGACGAACAGTGTAAACTGCCACCGCGGCGTGGTGTCTGTCGTGCCCTGCTACCGCGCTACAG ATACGATCCGGACCAGAAAGAGTGCATCGAGTTCAAGTTTGGCGGATGCGACGGCAACGCGAACAACTTCATGTCCTACAAGCAGTGTATGGATGCCTGCAAGGGAGTGTAG
- the LOC126570742 gene encoding dymeclin, protein MGMNVSRQVDLTENEFLQRFVGKSHVPAYDDDFWNNFLQYHISLPTNSQEQLSLDSRLETLCQSFISHNLLTGNFGSLVNVFLLKVSELLTLSDAESNVHIWHAFNALFIIRCLVKYMIETGSEYQLLQHFEALPVQPPDEGTDSSTGPSSADPNSTTIAIDARVVEETKAAVAKLVDGTKFETFLEALVNIIVVIPVKEFTYHLHLEAVNCMIILLSVSLFSQQAMEKSTIYRAIYRCQHANTLMSALLHFLSRMSQAPQTMFGFGTGGSFVFGIAESLWSILTFARKQPDILTAHDLPSAFREHYPLANQSLLLILILTNHHATKDNPYRVSLFGCCDSQDSPKDQPATFKIDFTALYNTLCRIVTIDQATLLLYLLLYRNQRFHKYVMAQQNLQQLVIPILQTLYNAPDSTSHHIYMSLIVLLILSEDDNFNKSVHLTMLKNVTWYTERSISEISLGGLLILVVIRTIQYNMLKMRDKYLHTNCLAALANMSGQFRQLHPYVAQRLVSLFETLAKKHARLDQQLKNPEANGGDADIAIPIGGPVTSEDMMQDLSVLEEVLRMVLEILNSCLSHQLVYCPNLVYTLLYKRNVFEAFRSHSAFQDIIQNIDMVVGFFSSRLQRVQDQRGELGVSEVLEVISKGASQWSSDRLRKFPDLKFKYVEEDAPEEFFIPYVWTLVCKAGCVHFSSETIKGVPTDIVC, encoded by the exons ATGGGTATGAACGTGAGTCGTCAGGTGGACCTGACCGAAAACGAGTTCCTGCAACGATTCGTCGGGAAAAGCCACGTCCCGGCTTATGACGACGACTTCTGGAACAACTTCCTGCAATACCACATCAGCCTACCGACGAACAG CCAGGAACAGCTGAGCCTTGATTCGCGGCTGGAAACGCTGTGCCAGAGCTTCATCAGCCACAATCTGCTGACGGGGAACTTTGGCTCGCTGGTTAACGTGTTCTTGCTGAAGGTTTCGGAGCTGCTAACTTTATCCGATGCCGAAAG caACGTCCACATTTGGCACGCGTTCAACGCGCTTTTCATCATCCGCTGCCTTGTGAAGTACATGATCGAAACGGGCTCGGAGTACCAGCTGTTGCAACACTTTGAAGCCCTACCGGTACAACCACCGGATGAGGGGACCGATAGTTCAACGGGGCCGTCATCGGCCGACCCGAACTctaccaccatcgccatcgatgcgCGGGTCGTGGAGGAAACGAAAGCGGCCGTAGCGAAGCTAGTCGATGGTACCAAGTTCGAGACATTTCTCGAGGCTCTCGTCAACATCATTGTTGTTATTCCGGTGAA GGAATTCACATATCATTTGCACCTGGAGGCGGTGAACTGTATGATCATACTGCTCTCCGTTAGCCTGTTTTCACAGCAGGCCATGGAAAAGTCAACCATCTACCGGGCGATCTATCGCTGCCAACATGCCAACACCCTGATGAGTGCGTTGCTACACTTCCTGAGCCGCATGAGCCAGGCACCGCAGAcaatgtttggttttggaactgggggttcgttcgttttcggcATCGCCGAGTCACTGTGGTCGATACTGACGTTCGCGCGTAAGCAACCCGACATACTGACCGCTCACGATCTTCCAAGCGCCTTTCGGGAGCACTATCCGCTGGCTAACCAGAGCCTGTTGCTCATTCTGATCCTCACCAATCACCATGCGACGAAAGATAATCCGTATCGAGTTAGCCTGTTCGGTTGCTGCGATTCACAAG ACTCCCCGAAAGATCAGCCAGCAACGTTCAAGATCGATTTTACCGCACTTTACAATACGTTGTGCCGGATAGTGACCATCGATCAGGCCACCTTGCTGCTCTATCTATTGCTGTACCGAAACCAAAGATTCCACAAGTACGTGATGGCTCAGCAAAACCTTCAGCAGCTC GTAATTCCTATTCTTCAGACGCTGTATAACGCACCCGATAGTACTTCACATCACATCTACATGTCGCTTATCGTGTTACTGATACTGAGCGAAGATGATAACTTCAACAAGAGCGTACACTTAACG aTGCTGAAGAACGTCACCTGGTACACGGAGCGCTCGATCAGTGAGATCTCGCTCGGTGGGCTTCTGATACTGGTCGTGATCCGGACGATTCAGTACAATATGTTAAAGATGAGGGACAAATACCTGCACACCAACTGTCTCGCAGCGCTAGCCAACATGTCTGGCCAATTCCGTCAACTTCATCCGTATGTGGCACAGCGGTTGGTGAGCCTGTTCGAAACGCTAGCAAAGAAACATGCCCGGTTGGATCAGCAGCTTAAGAACCCGGAAGCGAATGGCGGTGACGCGGATATTGCAATACCAATCGGAGGTCCCGTAACCTCGGAAGACATG ATGCAGGATCTATCCGTTCTGGAGGAGGTACTGCGAATGGTGCTGGAGATACTGAACTCTTGTCTGTCGCATCAACTAGTCTACTGTCCAAATCTGGTGTACACTCTGCTCTACAAACGCAACGTCTTCGAGGCCTTCCGAAGTCATTCGGCTTTTCAGGATATCATACAGAATATTGATATG GTCGTTGGATTCTTTTCCTCGCGGTTGCAACGGGTACAGGATCAGCGCGGTGAGCTGGGCGTTAGCGAAGTACTAGAGGTGATATCGAAAGGGGCTAGCCAGTGGTCCAGTGACCGATTACGG AAATTTCCTGACCTTAAGTTCAAGTACGTCGAGGAGGACGCACCGGAAGAGTTCTTCATACCATACGTTTGGACGCTGGTGTGTAAGGCAGGCTGTGTACATTTCAGTTCCGAAACTATCAAGGGCGTTCCGACGGACATCGTTTGTTAA